Proteins encoded by one window of Haematobia irritans isolate KBUSLIRL chromosome 2, ASM5000362v1, whole genome shotgun sequence:
- the LOC142226196 gene encoding uncharacterized protein LOC142226196: MKPILAITIIASLAVLISASDENSAREDRSSNSASSNFGAREERSPNPGSSAPIFANREERSPMIGSAPANLGGPMFNIRHERAYGSAPSSYGSGAAAAGGASSYGAPAAPAAPVYSAPVSVPAPPCPKNYLFSCQPSLTPAPCAQMAAYGGGNTGAYSHQHPVYAPPQYMNRPFY; encoded by the coding sequence atgaaaCCAATTCTTGCTATAACTATCATCGCCAGCTTGGCAGTCCTCATTTCGGCTTCAGATGAAAATTCAGCACGTGAAGATCGATCATCAAATTCGGCTTCATCCAATTTTGGAGCTAGAGAAGAAAGATCACCAAATCCAGGTTCCAGTGCTCCCATATTTGCCAACAGAGAGGAAAGATCGCCAATGATTGGATCTGCCCCAGCCAATTTGGGTGGACCTATGTTTAACATTAGACACGAAAGAGCATACGGATCTGCTCCATCATCTTATGGCAGTGGCGCCGCTGCTGCTGGTGGTGCCTCTTCCTATGGTGCCCCTGCTGCTCCTGCCGCCCCTGTCTATAGTGCTCCAGTTTCGGTACCTGCTCCTCCCTGCCCGAAAAACTATTTGTTCAGCTGTCAACCAAGTCTGACACCAGCTCCCTGTGCACAAATGGCTGCTTATGGTGGTGGTAATACTGGAGCCTATTCTCATCAACATCCCGTATATGCCCCACCTCAGTACATGAACCGACCTTTCTATTAG